A single Acidobacteriota bacterium DNA region contains:
- the ispH gene encoding 4-hydroxy-3-methylbut-2-enyl diphosphate reductase — translation MTGPLTLRRAEKYGFCAGVRIADRTVRQLAAGGRRGQILGQLVHNERVVSDLVQLGFGTAAALDEVENGTVVFSAHGVPPSFHRRALERGLVVVDTTCPFVYDVHEEARLALEAGYHLVFIGDARHREVIGYTRDLDPEAYDVVLTAADVSRIDWERHPKVKIFYQTTLNSEEYEQVARTIEARAAEAERADTICYATKENQDAARALAADPEIDCIVVVGGRRSANTRHLWEICREIEPRSHLVHDSDDLRRTWFEECRTVGITAGASTPDAMIEEVEAAILETAP, via the coding sequence ATGACGGGTCCTCTGACCCTTAGGCGCGCCGAGAAGTACGGATTCTGCGCCGGTGTGCGGATCGCCGATCGCACGGTGCGCCAACTTGCCGCGGGCGGACGGCGTGGGCAGATCCTGGGTCAACTGGTCCACAACGAGCGGGTCGTCTCCGACCTCGTGCAGCTCGGCTTCGGCACGGCGGCCGCGCTCGACGAGGTCGAGAACGGGACGGTCGTTTTCTCGGCGCACGGCGTGCCGCCCTCGTTTCATCGGCGGGCGTTGGAACGGGGTCTCGTGGTGGTCGACACGACGTGTCCGTTCGTTTATGACGTCCACGAAGAGGCCCGGCTGGCGCTCGAGGCGGGCTACCACCTCGTGTTCATCGGCGACGCGCGGCACCGAGAGGTGATCGGCTACACGCGGGATCTCGATCCCGAGGCGTATGATGTCGTGCTGACCGCGGCCGACGTCTCCCGGATCGATTGGGAGCGCCACCCGAAGGTCAAGATCTTCTACCAGACCACGCTGAACAGCGAGGAGTACGAGCAGGTCGCGCGGACGATCGAGGCGCGCGCGGCAGAGGCCGAGCGAGCGGACACCATCTGCTACGCCACGAAGGAGAACCAGGACGCGGCGCGCGCCCTGGCGGCGGACCCGGAGATCGACTGCATCGTCGTCGTCGGCGGCCGGCGGAGTGCGAATACGCGTCACCTGTGGGAGATCTGCCGGGAGATCGAGCCCCGGAGCCACCTCGTCCACGACTCGGACGACCTGCGGCGAACCTGGTTCGAGGAGTGCCGCACCGTCGGTATCACTGCCGGTGCCTCCACTCCGGACGCGATGATCGAGGAAGTCGAGGCTGCGATCCTGGAGACGGCGCCCTGA
- the ricT gene encoding regulatory iron-sulfur-containing complex subunit RicT has protein sequence MSCKGCSFAGQSTATEDTFVGVRFGEETNLTLCSTGGELLARGDEVIVSMKPGPAYGRVEKSPMPVFKPCQKSSARSVIRRADDADRAAREKQLANEVRGKAFCRERARALRLQMKVSRVDFSLDGRSATFYFTADRRVDFRQLLRDLKSRFKTRVRLVHVGPRDEARLLGGVGICGRTLCCSTWLDGFRPISIQMAKRQGLSLNPSKISGQCGRLLCCLAYEDDNYRGRRTGKAALPVVT, from the coding sequence ATGAGTTGCAAAGGCTGCAGCTTTGCCGGTCAGTCGACCGCCACGGAGGACACCTTCGTCGGTGTCCGCTTCGGCGAGGAGACGAACCTGACGCTCTGCAGCACCGGCGGCGAACTGCTCGCTCGCGGTGACGAGGTCATCGTGTCGATGAAGCCGGGCCCCGCCTACGGACGGGTCGAGAAGTCGCCCATGCCGGTGTTCAAGCCGTGCCAGAAGTCAAGCGCGCGCTCCGTCATCCGCCGGGCCGACGACGCCGACCGAGCGGCCAGGGAGAAGCAACTGGCGAACGAGGTCCGCGGCAAGGCGTTCTGCCGGGAGCGGGCCCGCGCGCTCCGTTTGCAGATGAAGGTGTCGCGGGTCGACTTCAGTCTGGATGGCCGCAGCGCGACTTTCTACTTCACGGCGGACCGGCGCGTCGACTTCCGGCAGTTGCTGCGCGACCTGAAGTCCCGCTTCAAGACCCGGGTCCGTCTCGTGCACGTCGGGCCGCGCGACGAGGCCCGACTGCTCGGCGGCGTCGGCATTTGCGGCCGCACGCTCTGCTGTTCGACCTGGCTCGACGGTTTCCGGCCCATCTCGATCCAGATGGCGAAGCGGCAGGGGCTGAGCCTGAACCCGTCGAAGATCTCCGGCCAGTGCGGCCGCCTTCTCTGCTGCCTCGCCTACGAGGACGACAACTACCGGGGCCGCCGCACCGGCAAGGCCGCCCTGCCCGTCGTTACCTGA
- the purD gene encoding phosphoribosylamine--glycine ligase: MPHRRYHCRCLHSGRDDRGSRGCDPGDGALRVLVIGNGGREHALCWLIRERSPETELYCAPGSPGTEECGESVALDVTDIDGLARFAAERGIDLTVVGPEVPLSLGVVDAFRERGLAIFGPTRAAARLESSKVFAKEFMRRHGVPTCDFEVTGDREAARRAAERFGLPAVLKADGLAAGKGVLIVSTPAELEAALDEFFVERRFGDAGARILIEPFVPGEEVSFIGFCDGRRVLPLATSKDYKRIGDGDSGPNTGGMGAHSPAGIVSAGEVDRIMREVMERTVAGMAADGTPFSGVLYAGLMMSTDGPQVLEFNVRLGDPEAQALLLRLDEDPVDLFLAGAGGDFGRAELAFRAGASACLVLANQGYPGKAASGDPIEGIEDARACEGVVVFHAGTGRNGGAVIATGGRVLNVCAVGDDLGQALERAYEAAVRIRWPSKAMRSDIGRRVLDGGAGVEAPR, from the coding sequence GTGCCGCACCGTCGGTATCACTGCCGGTGCCTCCACTCCGGACGCGATGATCGAGGAAGTCGAGGCTGCGATCCTGGAGACGGCGCCCTGAGAGTCCTGGTCATCGGCAACGGCGGTCGCGAACACGCGCTCTGCTGGCTTATCCGGGAGCGGTCGCCGGAGACGGAGCTCTACTGCGCGCCTGGCAGTCCGGGCACCGAGGAATGCGGCGAGAGCGTTGCGCTCGACGTCACGGACATCGACGGCCTTGCCCGGTTCGCCGCCGAACGCGGTATCGACCTCACCGTGGTCGGCCCCGAGGTGCCGCTCTCGCTGGGCGTGGTCGATGCGTTCAGGGAGCGCGGCCTGGCCATCTTCGGCCCCACCCGGGCCGCCGCGCGCCTCGAGAGTTCAAAGGTCTTCGCCAAGGAGTTCATGCGCCGGCACGGTGTGCCGACCTGCGATTTCGAGGTCACGGGCGACCGGGAGGCCGCGCGGCGCGCGGCCGAGCGCTTCGGGCTGCCGGCGGTGCTCAAGGCGGACGGCCTGGCCGCGGGCAAGGGCGTGCTGATCGTCTCCACGCCCGCGGAACTCGAGGCCGCGCTGGACGAGTTCTTCGTGGAGCGCCGGTTCGGCGATGCCGGCGCGCGCATCCTGATCGAGCCCTTCGTGCCCGGCGAGGAAGTCTCCTTCATTGGCTTCTGCGACGGTCGCCGGGTGCTGCCGCTCGCCACCTCCAAGGACTACAAGCGGATCGGCGACGGCGACTCCGGGCCCAACACCGGCGGCATGGGCGCCCACAGCCCGGCGGGGATCGTCTCGGCCGGCGAGGTCGACCGGATCATGCGCGAGGTGATGGAGCGCACGGTGGCCGGCATGGCGGCGGACGGCACGCCGTTCTCTGGCGTCCTCTACGCCGGCCTGATGATGAGCACGGACGGCCCGCAGGTGCTCGAGTTCAACGTCCGGCTCGGCGATCCCGAGGCTCAGGCGCTGCTGCTTCGCCTTGACGAGGACCCCGTCGACCTTTTCCTCGCCGGCGCCGGCGGCGACTTCGGACGCGCGGAACTCGCCTTCCGCGCCGGCGCTTCCGCCTGCCTCGTGCTGGCCAACCAGGGCTATCCGGGCAAGGCGGCGTCGGGCGACCCGATCGAAGGCATCGAGGACGCCCGCGCCTGCGAAGGCGTCGTCGTCTTCCACGCCGGCACCGGCCGCAACGGAGGTGCCGTGATCGCCACGGGTGGACGGGTTCTCAACGTCTGCGCGGTGGGTGACGACCTCGGGCAGGCGCTCGAACGGGCCTACGAGGCGGCAGTTCGCATCCGCTGGCCGTCGAAGGCGATGCGCTCGGACATCGGACGGCGGGTGCTCGACGGGGGCGCCGGGGTCGAGGCTCCGCGATGA